CTCGAGGTGCACGTGCACGGCCGGCAACCCGGCGCCGGAGACCAGCTTCCGCGGCTCAGGCGACAGCGCGCGGATGGTTCCCGTCTGGCCGAGGTGCGCGTCGTCGAGCAGGCGCGCCACGGCTCCGGGGCGCAGCGTGAGTTGCGGCAATTCTGCCGGCGCGCCCCGCGAGAGCGGCACGATCACCCGCGGGCGGCGCAACGGCGCGCGCAGACTGGTTGCTCCCTCAATCAGGGCCTCCTGGCGATCCAGCGAGCTGAGCAAGTCGAAGATGGCGTGGTGCATCGCCCGCACGCCGAAGCCCTCGGTGAGCACAAGGGTCAACTTGAGGTCGGCGGTGACGCGCGCATCGGGCAGCGACCACGGCGGAAGCGCCTCGCGCCAGCGCTCCATGCTCGACCATTGGAGGAACTGGCGTAGTTCGCGCTCTTCGATCCCGCCCACGATCACCCCTCGCACCTGTTCGAGCACGGCCCGCCGCAGGGCTGCCGCGCTGATGGCGGCCCCGCCGATAATGATCGCGTAAGCGCTGCGGGTGTCAATCTGTTCGGGCTGCACAACGTCGGACGGGTCCGTCGCGATGAGGCGGAGCACGCCGGTCTGGTCGGGGCCCAGGCCAAAGGCGCCGTAGACCTGCGCGGCGAGGGTTTCGATAGCTACCCCCCGGTTGGGGAAGACCTCGGTGACCACTCCGCGCACGCCCGCCGCGAGTTCCTGTTCTATCGGATCGGGCACGATGGTCACGTAGCCGGTCTCGGTGTCAATATCGGTGATTTCACCACTCACCGGAGCGATGCAACGCCGCCCGAAGAGGCTCCCCGCGCGCGCCAGCACCTCGCCCGCGCCGATCTTCACGCCTTTTTCACGGCGCATGGCGCGATACACATCGCCGGGGGGAATGCCCAGCGCCCGCGCCACGTTGATGATCTGCGGCGGGGCGGGCATAAGCGTGGCCGCTACAATGTCTTCGGGCTCAACGCGCCGGCCTGGACTGAAGCGCACCTCTCCAGGGTAGGGCAACCGCCGTTCGATGCGAGCCAGCCCTGTTGAAATGAGCGGAGGGAGTCCCTCTGGATTGTAGACTGTCATGCTGCCTCGTAGTGGCGTTTCGCTCTGCCTCTCGGCGAGATTATATCATAAACTTCACGGTTCCAGCGGGATAGAGGGGCGCAAAGAGTTTCAAAAAGCTCATCCTCTACATTCCTCTGCGCTAAATCTGAACCCGCACTCCACCAGCAGCATTAACGCCGGCGCCGAGCAAGCTGTTATAATGAAGCGCACAGACGCCGGCGCCCGTTGTGCAGCATCGTTCACAACTATAATTAAACATGTAATACCATTTTTGTATAGACCCTATGCGTATCATTGCCAGATCTGATCGGAACGCCGGCTACGGCAACCCGGAATCCAGAGTACAAAATCCAACATCGCATCAGGACTTCAGGGGTCTGCTGACCTTGCTGGCGCTGGCGGCCCTCCTGAGCGCCTGCGCCGCTCAGCCGGAGGCCCGCGCGCCGGCGCCTTTCTCACGGGCGGTGGATCTGAGCCACGTGGTGCACGAAAATGTGCCTCTGCGCGCTGGCGAGCCCCGGCCGCGCCTCCTGCGCGCGCCCGACGGCGCGGTGACGCGGATCGAACTGGGCAGCAATACCGGCTCGTTGCTGCGGGTGGTTGCCGGGCCAGACGCCGAGCTTACCAGCGTCGAGCACCTCTCGCCGCGCGACCTGGTGTTGCCGGCGGTGGTGATTGACGCCCGCGATCGCGCCCAGGACGCGCCCGACTTCGCCCTCAGCGCCGCCGATGTCCGCGCCTGGGAGCAACGCTACGGCTCCATCCCGCCGGGAACGCTGGTCCTGCTGGCCACCGGCTGGGACGTGCGCTGGGGCGATCCGCGGGCCTATCTGGGGGCGGACGCTGGCGCGCCCGGTTTTGGCCCCGACGCGGCTGACCTGTTGCTGAACCAGCGCGGCGTGGCCGGTCTGGGCGTGGATGCGCCGGGGCGCCTCTACGCGCCGGCGCGGGGGTTCGCCCTGTTCCTGGAGAACCTGACCAGCCTGGAGCAGGTGCCGCCCACCGGGGCCACGGTGGTGATCGGCGCCCTGAAGGTGCAGGCGGCCTCGAGCGCCCCGGCCCGGGTGCTTGCGCTCGCGCCCTGAAGGACTGACCGGAATGCTAAACCCCTGCTTCTCCCCAACCCTCCCCCGCCGGGGGTGGAACGCGTCGGTCGGAATTGGCATAACGGGCGTATACCCCAACCCTCCCCCGCCGGGGGTGGAAGGCCGGCTCCTAACCTCGACGGGAGCAGGCCGGGAGGGGGGCGAACATGCCAGGAACCTTGCTTTACGGACCACTTCGTTTATCGGAAAGCCGAATCCAAAATCCAAAATCCAAAATCAGGAAAGCGGTCATGCCCTACGCTCACCACCCGTATCCACCCGATCCCGGACTGGCCGGCGGGCTGCCGGAACTGCTCTACCGGGCGCGGCAGTTCCGGGCGGCCCTGGACGCGCGGATCGGCCCCGATGAACTGGCCGCGGCGCAGGCGCTGCTGACGCCCGCCGAGTGGCGGCTGTTCACGATGATGCCGCGCTACGATCAGCGCCACTGTCTGGACGTGTACGCCACGCTGGTGGCCGCGGGCCACGCCGATCCGCTGCTGCTGCGCGCTGCGCTGGTGCACGACTGCGGCAAGATGGACGACGCGGGCCGCCCCATGGCCCTGGGGTGGTACGTGCTGGCGACCATCCTCAAGCGCGCGCCGGGACTGTACCTGCTGGCGGCGCGCCTCCTGCCCCCGGTCGCCCGCTATGCCGAACACGCCTGGCGCGGCGCGCGCATGGCCGCCGCCGCTGGCAGCCCGCCCGAGGTGATTGAGACGCTGCGGCGCTACCACGATCCCGCGCCCGCCGGTCGCGCCGCGCTGCTGCGATGGGCCGATGAGCAGCATTGAGGGGTCCTCACCCTCCCCCTGGCCCCCTCCCTCTCCACCTGCAGTGGAGAGGGAGGGGGCGCCGAGCGCAGCGAGGCGGGGGAGGGTGAGGAGCGGCGCCCCAACCCCGGAGGGGGCCAGGGGGAGGGTGAGGAAATGTACACAATAACCCTGCCAGGCTTCAACGGCCCCCTCGACCTGCTGCTGCGCCTGATCGAGCGGGCGGAGCTTGACATCACCTCCATCTCGCTGGCGCAGGTGGCCGACCAGTACCTGGCCCACGTGCGGGCAATGGAGGCGCCGGACCCCGGCGCGCTGGCCGAGTTTGTGAGCCTGGCGGCCCGTCTGCTGCTGATCAAATCGCGGGCGCTGCTGCCCCGCCCTGCCGTTGCGGAGCGAGCCGCGCCGTTCCGGGACGCCGACGCCGAGGACCTGGCGCGGCAACTGCGCGAGTACCGGCGCTACAAACAGGCCGCCGCCCTGCTGCGCGCCTGGTACGAGGAGGAGCGGCGCACCTTCCTGCGCCTCACACCCGTTCCGCCGGAGCTGGATCTCACCCCGCCGCCCGTGCGCCATACGGTGGCCGAACTGGTCGCCGCGCTGCAGCGCCGCCTGCAACTGGCCCTGCCGCTGGAGGAAGCCGAGGTCATCGCCCTCGGCCCGCGGCTGACCGTCGCCCAGGTGGTCGCCGATATTCTGCGCCGCCTGGAGCGGGCCCCCTGGTTTAGCTTCGACGACCTGCTGGCCCCGGACGCGCGCCGGGAGGAGGTGATTGTCACCTTCTGGGCGGTGCTCGAACTGCTCAAACGGCGCGTGATCGTCGTGGAACAGCGCGACCTCTTCGGGATCATCAGCATCGGTCGCGGTGAGGCCGCGCCGACCCCCGCCGAGGCCACATTCGAGGACGATGAGCTGTGAGCGATCCAGCCGCCGGGCGGTGCGCTCTGATCATCTGGGAGCTGCATTAGTAGTCTGTAAACAAAGTCTTTCGCTAACCCCTCGCCCCCTCCCCAACCCTTACTCAGGTGCAGGGTTTTCCGGCCCATCCTCGCGTCACATTCGCCATCCGGGGCATCGGGACGCCCAACTCCCCCCTCTCCGCCGTAGGTGGAGAGGGGGGCGTGGGGGTGAGGATCGGAAGCGCATTGGAATGCCGAATACCCCTTCTCGCTCGAAAAACCCTGCACCTGAGAGCTCCCCAACCCTCTCCCGCCGGGGGAGGGAGTCCGGCGCCTCCCCCCAACGGGGGGAGGCTGGGAGGGGGGCGAAAATGCAAGCGAACGCGCTTCACAGACCGCCACTGTCGTCCCACCACTTCACGGCCCGCCCCTCTCAGGGAAACCTCTGTAGCGTTTCTCGAAAGGATTGACCTGCAACGATGGTGGCGCGAGCGCAGCGAGCCACACCGCTCGGTGTCCTCAGTGGATCAAGCATTCCGGTCAGTGCTCTAAAACCCGCGTGAGCAACATTTCATCCGCGTGTCGCCTGGCAGTTCACGCTCAGGCGGCGATCGACGGCGTGACGGGGCGCGGGGTCTGCGTCTTCTCGCCGCTGCCGTTCCGCCCGCCGCAGGCGCGCTGGCCGATGTGAAAAGGGCCCGTAGCCGCCGGCCGCTGGCCGGCAGACGCTGGCCGGCGGCTTTCCGTCGCCGCGGCGCCGCCGCAATTCGGGCGCGCCACGAGGTGACAGGCTTTTCATTCCGCGCGCGGGGAGGGGGTCACAGGTTTCTCATACGCCCGTACTACCGTACCGGGTAAACGTATGACCAGGCTGCGCTACCACGTAGTACCCAAGGATGTCGTCTCCGGCGGGCAGCGGAGACCGTTGTGTTCATCGTCGTTGAGACAAGGAGCAGAGCATGCGCCCATCCACCCCCACCCCCTGGTACCGCAAGGCCCCCATCCGCGGCGCTCTAGCGGCCCTGCTGATCGCCCTGGTGGCCCTGACCGCCACCTCGGCAGTGTACGCCGTGGCCTATGTTGACCCCGATACGCCGCCGGGCGGTTCAGACCTCCCGAATGCCATCTACGGCTATCCCTACCCTCCTTCCGGCGGTCCCGTCCGCCTGGTGGCCACCGGCACGAATGCGGGGACCCAGTTTTTCATTGTTAATCCGCCGCCTTCGGGGTACAACCCTCCGCTGGGAACCCGGCTGCCCAATGGCATTCAGATCATTCAGGACAGTCAAACCCAGGCGCGGATCGCCACTCCTCCGGGTGGGACGGTAACCGAGCCGGCAACCGATGATCCCAACGGCATTACGTTCGCCATCGGGGTGACGGGCAATGCCAATGAGCCGCCGGGATCGGGAACGGTCGCCGCGCGGGGCTACCGCATCCGCGTACAGCGCGCCCCGCTGACGGTCACCGCTAACAACGCCACCCGGCGCTATGGCGCACCCAATCCAACCTTCACGTTCAACGTGACCGGGCTGCGTAACGGCGACACGGTGCAGCAGGTATTCGCCGGCGCGCTGGCCACCACGGCCACCAGCGCCAGCCCGGCGGGCACGTACCAGATCATCCAGGGCACCCTGGGACTGACGAACTATGGCGCCGCGCGTTACACCTTGAACTTCGAGCCCGGCACGCTGACCGTGACCCGCGCCCCGCTGACCGTCACCGCCAACGATGCCACCCGGCGGGTCGGCGCGCCCAACCCGACCTTCACTGCCCGCTATGAGGGCTTTGTCAATGGCGACGGCCCGGCTGATCTGAATGGCACGTTGAGCTTCTCGACCCCCGCAACGACCGCCAGCCCGGCGGGCACGTATCCCATCACCCCCGGCGGCCTGACGAGCAACAACTATGCCATCACCTTTGTTGATGGCACGCTGACCGTCACCGAGCGCGACCTGCCGGAGATCGCCTGGCCCGACCCCGCGCCGATCACCTATGGCACGCCGCTTAGCTCCGCCCAATTGAACGCCACGGCCAGCTTCAACGGCCAGACCGTTCCCGGCGTCTTCACCTACGATCCGCCAGCGGGAACGGTGCTGCCGGCCGGCACGCGCAACCTGCGGGTGACGTTCACTCCCAATGACACAACTAATTTCGCGCCCGTCAGCGTGGACAGAACCATCACGGTGAACCGCGCGCCACTGCGGGTCGTCGCCGACAACCGCAGCCGGACCTACGGCGCGGCGAATCCGAGTCTGACCTACACCGCAAATCTCCAGGGCAACGACACGCTCGCGCAGGTGTTGACCGGTAGCCCGGCGACACCGGCTACGGCCACCAGCCCGGTGGGCGCCTATCCCATCAACCAGGGCACGCTGGCCCTCTCGGAGTACGGCGCTGAACGCTACACGCTGACCTTCGAGCCGGGCACGCTGAGTGTGACTCCCGCCCCGCTCACGATCAGGGCCAATGATGTCTCCAGACCCTTCGGCAGGCCCAACCCGCCCTTCACGGCCAGCTACATTGGTTTCGTCAATGATGAAGGGCCTGGCGTGTTGCAGGGTGAACTGCGATTCACAACTACGGCGACCGAGAGCAGCCCTATGGGCACCTACCCGATCGTTCCGAGCGGTTTATCCAGCCCAAACTATAACATTACCTATGTGCCGGGCACGCTGACGATCAGCGACACCCGCGTCTACCTGCCGCTGCTCGTGCGGAACTAGCGCGGCCCGCGGCGGCCAGGGAGAAGTGGCACTGGCGGGTCCGGGAGAGCGCGCCTCTCCCGGACCCGAGTAGCGTAACCGTTCAGAACCCGGCCTTCTCGACCATCGTAACCGGCAGGAAGGAGCGGCGGAGACCCGCCAGAGGCCACCCCGACAACCCGCTGCAACATGCAGGAAATGCGTGGCCCCGCTGCGAGAGGCGGAGCTTACGCCTCCCGCGCCGCGCGCGCGGGCGTGCTATGATATGCGTGGAGATGCGCGACTGCAAGACTCGGAGCGGACGATGCCACGCATGATCCTGCTGGGGACGGGGACCGGTCTCCCCGACGCGGATCGGGGACATACGCATATGGTCTGGGACGGGCCGGGCGGCCCGCTGCTGATTGACGCGGGCGGCGACACCTACCAGCGGCTCCTGCGCGCCGGGATCGATCCGCAGGCGCTGAGCGGCGTCATCATTACCCACAGCCACTGCGATCACATCAACGGCCTGCCAGGGCTGATCTTCAGCATGCGCCTGGGCGGGCGCGAGGCGCCGCTGCCGATCTACGGGCTGGCCCCGGTGTTGCAGGTGCTCGAACATACCCTGGAGGCGATGCAGGTCGAGTACCACGTGCCACCGGACTGGCGCCCGCTCCAGCCCGGCGACATTCTGCCCCTGGCGGAAGGGTGGCAGGTGCGCACTGCGCCGACCACCCATAGCCGCCCCGGTCTGGCGTTGCGCTTCGAGGCCCCGGCGAGCGGGCGCGCCCTGGTCTACTCGGCTGACACCGAGCCGTGCGCCGCGGTGCAGGAGCTGGCCCGGAGGGCCACGGCGCTCATCCACGAGGCCACGACCGCCGAGCCTTCCGCCGGGCATACGACGCCGCGGCAGGCGGGGGCGCTGGCGGCGGCGGCGGGCGTGGCGCATCTCGTTCTGGTGCACTACAGCCCCCGCTGGACGATGCCCGAGGCCGACGCCCTGGCCGCGGTGGCGAACGGGGGCTTCACCGGCCGCGCCGACATTGGGCGCGATGGGCAGACAGTTGAGATTTGAGGCGAACACGGCCCCCCTCCGGCCTCACGAATGGCGGAAAGGTTCCGCCCCCGGCCTTCTTGACCGGCAGGGGCGCGCGGCCGGTCGCTCGCCCGGCAGGCGGCGCACGCGTCGCCCTGAGCGCAGCCCGCCCCCCTCCCCGCCTCCCCCCAACGGGGGGAGGCGCCAGGCGCCCTTCCCGGCAGGGGAGGGTTTTGGGTCGTCAGAAAGCCCAATTCCCTCTCTCCCGCGCACGGGAGGCGGGGTAGCAAGCCGCCGGCATCCCCCTCTCCACCTGCGGCGGAGAGGGAGGGTGGGGCATTAGCGCATTCAGATGTGGAAAACCTCTTCTCCCTCAAAAACCCTGCACCTGCGCAGGGTTTGGGAGGAGAGTGCGCTTAAGCCCCGCCAGGGGTTCCATAGGAAGGGGTAGGCCCGCGGAACCATGGACGAGCGAACACTGCGCGCATTGCTGGAACGGGTGCAACGGGGCGAGACGGGGGTCGAGGAGGCCATGGCGGCGTTGCGCCGGTTGCCCTTCGAGGATCTGGGCTTCGCCCGCCTCGACACCCACCGCGCCCTGCGCGCCGGCTTTCCGGAGGTGGTGTACTGCGAGGGCAAGCGCCCCGAGCAGGCCGCCGCGATCATCGCGCGGCTGGCCGAGGGGCCGGGGCCGGTGCTGGGAACGCGGGCCTCCTTCGAGGTATACGCGCAGGTGCGCGCCGCCGTCCCTGCGGCGCGCTACAGCGACGTGGCGCGCATGGTGATCATCGAGCGCCAGCCGCTCCCAAAGCGCCCCGGCGTGGTGCTGGTGATCTGCGCCGGCACCGCCGATCTGCCTGTCGCCGAAGAGGCGGCGCTGACCGCCGAAGTGATGGGCAACCACGTCGAGCGGCTGGCAGACGTAGGCGTGGCCGGGCTGCACCGGCTGCTGGCCCACCTGGAACAGGTGCAGCGCGCGTCGGTGCTGGTGGTTGTCGCAGGAATGGAGGGCGCCCTGCCCAGCGTGGTCGGCGGCCTGGTCCGGCGGCCGCTCATCGCCGTGCCGACCAGCGTGGGCTATGGCGCCAGCTTCGGGGGCCTGGCCGCCCTGCTGGCGATGCTCAACAGTTGCGCTCCGGGCGTAACGGTGGTAAACATTGACAACGGCTTCGGCGCGGGGTACGCTGCGAGTATGATCAACACGCTGGCCGCCGGGGGGTGACAAGAAGATTGTCCCGGGGAGGGCCAGCCCTCCTTGAAACCCTCCCTGCCGTAGTTCTCGCCGGGAGTCACAAGCGAATGAACCTCGAACCTTTGCCTCCCGAACTGGCCGATAAAGCGGCGCGCCTGCGGGCGATCCTGCGGGGCCTGGACGGCGCGGTGATTGCCATGTCGGGCGGCGTGGATAGCACGCTGCTGGTCCATGCGACGCACGCCGCCCTGGGGGACCGCGCCCTGGCCGTCACCGCTGATTCGCCGTCGTTGCCGCGCCGCGAGTTGCGGGAGGCGGAGGAACTGGCGCGTCTGATCGGCGTGCGCCATCTGGTCATCACGACCGATGAGGTCGCCGACCCGCGCTACGCAGCCAACCCAGCCAATCGCTGCTACTTTTGCAAGCGCGAGCTGTTCACCCGGCTGCGCGCCCTGGCCGATGAGTACAATCTGCCCTGGGTGCTCTATGGCGATAACCTCGACGATCTGGGCGACCACCGTCCAGGGGCGCAGGCGGCGCTGGAGCACGGCGTGCGCGCGCCGCTGAAGGAGGCCGGCCTGACCAAGGCCGACATCCGCGCTCTGGCGCGCTGGCATGGCCTGCCGGTGTGGGACAAGCCGGCCTTCGCCTGTCTCGGCTCGCGCTTTCCCTACGGCACGCCGATCACCCCCGCAAAGCTGGCGCAGGTGGAGGCGGCGGAGGAGGTGCTGCGCGAACTGGGCCTGCGGCAGTACCGGGTGCGGCACCATGGCGACCTGGCGCGGATCGAAGTCGAAGCGGCGGATATGCCGCGGCTGGTAGAACGCGCGGTCGAGGTGGTCGAGCGTATCCGCGCGGCGGCCGGCTTCCGCCATGTGACGCTGGACCTCGCCGGTTACCGGCGGGGCAGCCTGAACGAGGGTCTGGATCTGACCGTCGCGCTCGAACCGGCGCAGCGAGGCCGGCCATGAGCGCGCCGCGGGACCGGCGGCTGGCTGCCGCGAAGCAGGTGGCGGCGCCGGCCCTTGGCCGGTGGCCGGCGCGCCTGGCGCGAACTCTGGCAGGGCTGGCCGGCCTCGCAGCGATCAGTGCAGGTCTCTGGCTGCTGTTCACCTCGCGGGCGCCGCTGGCGGGTATCGAGCGCCTCACCCTGGGCGCGACGCCGGTGACGGTATACCGGCCCGCGGTCGCGGGACCGGCCCCGGCGGTCGTGATCGCCCACGGCTTCGCCGCCTCGCAGCAGATTATGGAGCCGTTCGCGCTCACGCTGGCGCGCAATGGCTACCTGGCGCTTACCTTCGACTTTCCCGGCCATGGGCGGAACACCGCGCCCCTCCGGGGCGATCTGGCCGACCGCGAAGGGCGTTACCGGCAGTTGCGAACGGCGCTTGACGCAGTGGTGGCCTATGCCCGCGAGCGCGGCGACGGACGGGTGGGGCTGGTGGGCCACTCCATGGGTAGCGAAGCGGTGGCGCGCTACGCGATGGAGCAGCCCGACATTGCCGCGACGGTCGCCGTCTCGCTGGTCTACGAGGGAACGACGGCCACGCGCCCGGCCAATCTGCTGGTGCTCACGGGCGCGCTGGAGGGCGGCCTGCAGCCCCTGGCGGAGGCGGTGATCGTCGAGGCGGCGGGGGCGGCGGGCGTTCCCGGAGAGACGTATGGCGATCCAGCGGCGGGCACAGGGCGGCGGGTGGTCTTCGTACCGGGCGCCGAGCACATCGGGGTCCTGTTTCACCCTGTGAGCATGGCCGAAACCCTGGGCTGGTTCCAGGCGGCTATGCCGCTCAGGGCGATGCCGCCGCCCGGCGCGGGCGTTCTCGACAACCGCCTGCCGGCCCTGGGGCTGGTGTACATCGGCGCGGTGCTGCTCTACTGGCCTCTGGTGCGCCTGTTGCAGCCCATCGGTCCCCTCGGCGGGCAGACGGCGCCCTTCCCGCGGCGCGGCTGGTGGGCGACGGCGCTCGCCCCGGCGCTGCTCGCGCCCCTGCTGCTGCGCCTGATCCCTGCGGGCGATCTGCTGCCCATTCGCGTCGGCGGGCCGCTGGCGCTCTTCTTCGGCCTCTACGGGCTGCTCACCGCCGCGGGGTTGGCTGCGCTGACCCGGGGCCGGCGCGCAGCGTGGAGCGGTCTGGCCGCCTGGCGGCGCGGCCTCCTCATGGCCGTGGCCGCCGCCCTGCTGGTGGTTGGCTATGTGTTGTTGAGCTTCGGCGTGCCGACCCACCTGTTCGTGCTCAACTACTTCCCTCCGCCTCCGCGCTGGCCGGTCTTCCTGGCGGTCTTCGCGGCCATGCTGCCCTACTTCCTGGCCGACGAGCGGTTGACCCGCGGAGCGGGAGCGCCGCGCGGGGCCTATGTGCTGACGAAGGGCGCGTTCTTTGGCGGCCTGATCCTGGCCATCGTCCTCAACCCGCGCGAACTGTTCTTCCTGGTGCTGATCGCCCCGCTCTTCGTCGTCTACTTCGTGATCTACGGTCTCCTGAGCGGTCTGGTGCACCGGCAAACCCGAACCATCGTGGTAGGCGCGCTGGTGAACGCGGTCCTGTTCGCCTGGATCGTCGCGGCCACCTTCCCGCTGACGTAACGATAGGGAAAGGGGGGTTTCGCATGCCCGTGGGTGTGACGAAACGTTCTGCAGGATCGGGGTGCAGGCACCCGGCGCCCCGTAACCCGGCAAGCGTCCCGCCGGTTCGCACGCGGCGCTGGTTGCCGGTTCGCCCCGCGGCGCCGCGCTGCGCGCCGCAGGGCGCCCCCCTCCCGGCCTCCCCTCGCTGGGAGGAGGAGCGGTTCCCTCCCCCGGCGGGGGAGGGTCAGGGAGGGGGCGGGGCGGCGTCCGCCGCGAACGGACACCGCGCGTTCCCGAAACCTGGTCCGCCTCGCGCGCTGGGGATCATGCAAAATGTTTCGTCGCACCCCATACCCCTTCCGGGCGAGGCGCCGGGCGCGATTTTCGGTTATACTTGTTTGCTACGCTAGGTAAGCGCCGCTGGCGGGAGCGTCGTGAGGGCCGCCCCCTCCCGAGAATCCTATCCCAGATAGACGCCAATCCAAAATCTAAAATCCAAAATCCAAAATCCAAAATCTCACTGCGCGGCGCAGCCGCAGGAGCACCCGACGAAAACCAGGCAATGGGCGAGCGCATCTACCGAACCGAAGCGTTGATCCTGCGGCGGAGCGATTTTGGCGAGGCCGACCGGCTAATGCTGCTCGCCACGCCCGACGGGAAGCGCCGGGTGCTTGCGAAAGGCATTCGCAAGACCACCAGCAAGCTCGCGGGGCACCTGGAACTGTTTACCCGCGTCGGGTTGCTGCTCGCCATCGGACGAACCTTTGACATTATCACCCAGAGCGACATCCGCGACAGCCACGGGACCCTGCGGGCGGAGTTGCCCCGGTTGAGTTGCGCCTA
This DNA window, taken from Chloroflexaceae bacterium, encodes the following:
- a CDS encoding alpha/beta fold hydrolase — translated: MSAPRDRRLAAAKQVAAPALGRWPARLARTLAGLAGLAAISAGLWLLFTSRAPLAGIERLTLGATPVTVYRPAVAGPAPAVVIAHGFAASQQIMEPFALTLARNGYLALTFDFPGHGRNTAPLRGDLADREGRYRQLRTALDAVVAYARERGDGRVGLVGHSMGSEAVARYAMEQPDIAATVAVSLVYEGTTATRPANLLVLTGALEGGLQPLAEAVIVEAAGAAGVPGETYGDPAAGTGRRVVFVPGAEHIGVLFHPVSMAETLGWFQAAMPLRAMPPPGAGVLDNRLPALGLVYIGAVLLYWPLVRLLQPIGPLGGQTAPFPRRGWWATALAPALLAPLLLRLIPAGDLLPIRVGGPLALFFGLYGLLTAAGLAALTRGRRAAWSGLAAWRRGLLMAVAAALLVVGYVLLSFGVPTHLFVLNYFPPPPRWPVFLAVFAAMLPYFLADERLTRGAGAPRGAYVLTKGAFFGGLILAIVLNPRELFFLVLIAPLFVVYFVIYGLLSGLVHRQTRTIVVGALVNAVLFAWIVAATFPLT
- a CDS encoding MBL fold metallo-hydrolase, with amino-acid sequence MPRMILLGTGTGLPDADRGHTHMVWDGPGGPLLIDAGGDTYQRLLRAGIDPQALSGVIITHSHCDHINGLPGLIFSMRLGGREAPLPIYGLAPVLQVLEHTLEAMQVEYHVPPDWRPLQPGDILPLAEGWQVRTAPTTHSRPGLALRFEAPASGRALVYSADTEPCAAVQELARRATALIHEATTAEPSAGHTTPRQAGALAAAAGVAHLVLVHYSPRWTMPEADALAAVANGGFTGRADIGRDGQTVEI
- the larB gene encoding nickel pincer cofactor biosynthesis protein LarB, with the translated sequence MDERTLRALLERVQRGETGVEEAMAALRRLPFEDLGFARLDTHRALRAGFPEVVYCEGKRPEQAAAIIARLAEGPGPVLGTRASFEVYAQVRAAVPAARYSDVARMVIIERQPLPKRPGVVLVICAGTADLPVAEEAALTAEVMGNHVERLADVGVAGLHRLLAHLEQVQRASVLVVVAGMEGALPSVVGGLVRRPLIAVPTSVGYGASFGGLAALLAMLNSCAPGVTVVNIDNGFGAGYAASMINTLAAGG
- a CDS encoding cyclase family protein — translated: MRIIARSDRNAGYGNPESRVQNPTSHQDFRGLLTLLALAALLSACAAQPEARAPAPFSRAVDLSHVVHENVPLRAGEPRPRLLRAPDGAVTRIELGSNTGSLLRVVAGPDAELTSVEHLSPRDLVLPAVVIDARDRAQDAPDFALSAADVRAWEQRYGSIPPGTLVLLATGWDVRWGDPRAYLGADAGAPGFGPDAADLLLNQRGVAGLGVDAPGRLYAPARGFALFLENLTSLEQVPPTGATVVIGALKVQAASSAPARVLALAP
- the larE gene encoding ATP-dependent sacrificial sulfur transferase LarE; protein product: MNLEPLPPELADKAARLRAILRGLDGAVIAMSGGVDSTLLVHATHAALGDRALAVTADSPSLPRRELREAEELARLIGVRHLVITTDEVADPRYAANPANRCYFCKRELFTRLRALADEYNLPWVLYGDNLDDLGDHRPGAQAALEHGVRAPLKEAGLTKADIRALARWHGLPVWDKPAFACLGSRFPYGTPITPAKLAQVEAAEEVLRELGLRQYRVRHHGDLARIEVEAADMPRLVERAVEVVERIRAAAGFRHVTLDLAGYRRGSLNEGLDLTVALEPAQRGRP
- a CDS encoding segregation/condensation protein A; this encodes MYTITLPGFNGPLDLLLRLIERAELDITSISLAQVADQYLAHVRAMEAPDPGALAEFVSLAARLLLIKSRALLPRPAVAERAAPFRDADAEDLARQLREYRRYKQAAALLRAWYEEERRTFLRLTPVPPELDLTPPPVRHTVAELVAALQRRLQLALPLEEAEVIALGPRLTVAQVVADILRRLERAPWFSFDDLLAPDARREEVIVTFWAVLELLKRRVIVVEQRDLFGIISIGRGEAAPTPAEATFEDDEL